Proteins from a genomic interval of Equus quagga isolate Etosha38 chromosome 13, UCLA_HA_Equagga_1.0, whole genome shotgun sequence:
- the CDH15 gene encoding cadherin-15 isoform X1, giving the protein MDAALLLALGLLAQSLGLSLELPGLRKPSTLYPWRRAPALGRVRRAWVIPPISVSENHKRLPYPLVQIKSDKQQLGSVIYSIQGPGVDEEPRGVFSIDKFTGKVSLNAMLDREKTDRFRLRAFALDLGGSALEEPTDLEIVVVDQNDNRPVFRQEVFTGRVLEGAVPGTYVTKAEATDADDPETDNAALRYSILEQGGPQLFSIHEHTGEIRTVQVGLDREVVAVHNLTLQVADMSGDGLTATALAIITLEDVNDNAPAFTRDEFFMEATEAISGVDVGRLQVEDRDLPGSPNWAARFTILEGDPDGQFTIRTDPRTNEGVLSVVKPLDYESCEQYDLKVAVQNEAPLQATAPRAERGQARVHVQVRDVNEAPVFQENPLRTSLAEGAAAGTPVATFAAQDPDTQQLQRLSYSKDYDPEDWLQVDGATGQVQTQRVLSPASPFLKDGWYRAIILVHDNASPPCTATGTLSIEILEVNDHAPELSSPSGSLCSEPDQGAGLVLGAVDEDLPPHGAPFHFQLSPRVPELARNWSVSQVNVSHARLRLRHQVQEGLHRLSLLLRDSGQPPQQREQLLNVTVCRCGQDGTCLPGASALRSGGAGLSLGALVILLASVILLLLLALPVALVARSRQRSWDKGLLPGLQDDLRDNILNYDEQGGGEEDQDAYDISQLRHPTGTLGTPLGRPLLRRDAPFGQARPPPPRLLPTSPADIADFINDGLEAADSDPSVPPYDTALIYDYEGGGSVAGTLSSILSSLGDEDQDYTCLRDWGPRFARLADLYGPP; this is encoded by the exons AGCCTGGGCCTGTCTTTGGAGCTCCCCGGACTGAGGAAGCCCAGCACCCTGTACCCCTGGCGCCGGGCGCCCGCGCTGGGCCGTGTGCGGAGAGCCTGGGTCATCCCCCCCATCAGTGTGTCTGAGAACCACAAGCGCCTCCCGTACCCACTGGTGCAG ATCAAGTCGGACAAGCAACAACTAGGCAGCGTCATCTACAGCATCCAGGGGCCGGGCGTGGACGAGGAGCCCCGGGGCGTCTTCTCCATCGACAAGTTCACGGGGAAGGTGTCCCTGAACGCCATGCTGGACCGGGAGAAGACAGACCGCTTCAGG CTAAGGGCCTTTGCTCTGGACCTGGGAGGATCTGCCCTGGAGGAGCCCACGGACCTGGAGATTGTGGTTGTGGATCAGAACGACAACCGACCCGTCTTCCGGCAGGAGGTGTTCACGGGCCGGGTGCTGGAAGGCGCCGTCCCAG GCACCTACGTTACCAAGGCTGAGGCCACAGATGCCGACGACCCAGAAACAGACAACGCGGCTCTGCGGTACTCCATCCTGGAGCAAGGCGGCCCCCAGCTCTTCAGCATCCACGAGCACACGGGGGAGATCCGCACGGTGCAAGTGGGCCTGGACCGCGAG GTGGTCGCCGTGCACAATCTGACCCTGCAGGTGGCGGACATGTCCGGAGACGGTCTCACTGCCACTGCCTTGGCCATCATAACCCTGGAGGACGTCAATGACAACGCCCCCGCGTTTACCAGGGATGAG TTCTTCATGGAGGCCACAGAGGCCATCAGCGGAGTGGACGTGGGCCGGCTCCAGGTGGAGGACAGGGACCTGCCAGGCTCCCCGAACTGGGCGGCCAGGTTCACCATCCTGGAGGGTGACCCCGATGGGCAGTTCACTATCCGCACGGACCCCAGGACCAACGAGGGCGTGCTGTCTGTGGTGAAG cccctggaCTATGAGAGTTGTGAGCAGTATGACCTCAAAGTGGCGGTGCAGAACGAGGCCCCCCTGCAGGCGACCGCCCCCAGAGCTGAGCGGGGCCAGGCCAGGGTCCACGTGCAGGTGCGGGATGTCAACGAGGCGCCTGTGTTCCAGGAGAACCCTCTGCGGACCAGCCTGGCCGAGGGGGCGGCCGCAGGAACCCCCGTGGCCACCTTTGCTGCCCAAGACCCGGACACCCAGCAGCTGCAGAGACTCAG CTACTCCAAGGACTACGACCCTGAGGACTGGCTGCAGGTGGACGGAGCCACGGGCCAGGTCCAGACCCAGCGTGTGCTCAGCCCAGCGTCGCCCTTCCTCAAGGATGGCTGGTACAGGGCCATCATCCTGGTCCACGACAATG CCTCCCCGCCCTGCACAGCCACTGGGACCCTGTCCATTGAGATCCTGGAGGTCAACGACCATGCCCCTGAGCTGTCCTCACCGTCTGGCAGCCTGTGCAGTGAGCCAGACCAGGGCGCCGGCCTTGTCTTGGGTGCTGTGGATGAAGACCTGCCCCCACATGGGGCCCCCTTCCACTTCCAGCTGAGTCCCAGGGTTCCAGAGCTGGCCCGGAACTGGAGTGTCAGCCAGGTTAACG TGAGCCACGCGCGCCTGCGGCTGAGACACCAGGTCCAGGAGGGGCTGCACCGCCTCAGCCTGCTGCTCCGGGACTCAGGGCAGCCGCCCCAGCAGCGTGAGCAGCTCCTGAACGTGACCGTGTGCCGCTGCGGCCAAGACGGCACCTGCCTGCCCGGGGCCAGTGCGCTGCGGTCAGGGGGTGCCGGCCTCAGTCTGGGTGCCCTGGTCATTCTGCTGGCCAGCGTCATCCTGCTGCTGT TGCTTGCGCTGCCCGTGGCCCTCGTCGCACGGTCCCGGCAGCGGTCGTGGGACAAGGGGCTTCTGCCGGGGCTGCAAGACGACCTCCGGGACAACATCCTCAACTATGATGAgcaggggggcggggaggaggacCAG GACGCCTACGACATCAGCCAGCTGCGCCACCCGACAGGGACCTTGGGCACCCCTCTGGGACGCCCACTGCTGCGCCGCGATGCCCCCTTTGGTCAAGCACGGCCCCCGCCGCCCCGTTTGCTGCCCACCAGCCCTGCCGACATTGCCGACTTCATCAATGAT GGTTTGGAGGCTGCAGACAGTGACCCCAGCGTCCCACCCTACGACACGGCTCTCATCTATGACTACGAGGGGGGCGGCTCCGTGGCTGGGACATTGAGCTCCATCCTGTCCAGCCTGGGCGACGAGGACCAAGACTACACCTGCCTCCGGGACTGGGGACCCCGCTTCGCACGGCTGGCGGACTTGTACGGCCCCCCCTGA
- the SLC22A31 gene encoding LOW QUALITY PROTEIN: putative solute carrier family 22 member 31 (The sequence of the model RefSeq protein was modified relative to this genomic sequence to represent the inferred CDS: inserted 1 base in 1 codon; substituted 1 base at 1 genomic stop codon): protein MGGGKRGVAQRHGLILGFSSRGGGDLRASFLGSLSLREPTYYQPXFLVAGLEAAATVFLLLRSDHWGRHPVLLXGTLVMGLVPLLLLARPSMSVGPADLGWTVLSLSVLGFWVSQATSTLSSFFAAKVSPTMTRGAPGCPATRQDVRSCQPSA from the exons aggagggaagagaggcgTCGCCCAGAGACACGGACTCATCCTGGGCTTCAGTTCAcgaggagggg GGGACCTCAGGGCCAGCTTCCTTGGCAGTCTGTCCCTGCGTGAGCCCACCTACTACCAGCCCTAATTCCTGGTGGCCGGCCTGGAGGCAGCGGCCACCGTCTTCCTGCTCCTGAGGTCTGATCACTGGGGGCGCCACCCAGTTCTGC CTGGCACCTTGGTCATGGGCCTGGTGCCCCTGCTGCTCCTCGCCAGGCCCAGCATGAGCGTGGGCCCTGCAG ACCTGGGCTGGACTGTGTTGTCCCTCTCTGTCCTGGGGTTCTGGGTCTCCCAGGCCACGTCCACCCTCAGCAGCTTCTTTGCAGCTAAGGTCTCCCCGACAATGACCAGGGGGGCTCCAGGCTGCCCAGCCACACGGCAGGACGTGAGGTCCTGCCAGCCCAGTGCCTGA
- the CDH15 gene encoding cadherin-15 isoform X2: MLDREKTDRFRLRAFALDLGGSALEEPTDLEIVVVDQNDNRPVFRQEVFTGRVLEGAVPGTYVTKAEATDADDPETDNAALRYSILEQGGPQLFSIHEHTGEIRTVQVGLDREVVAVHNLTLQVADMSGDGLTATALAIITLEDVNDNAPAFTRDEFFMEATEAISGVDVGRLQVEDRDLPGSPNWAARFTILEGDPDGQFTIRTDPRTNEGVLSVVKPLDYESCEQYDLKVAVQNEAPLQATAPRAERGQARVHVQVRDVNEAPVFQENPLRTSLAEGAAAGTPVATFAAQDPDTQQLQRLSYSKDYDPEDWLQVDGATGQVQTQRVLSPASPFLKDGWYRAIILVHDNASPPCTATGTLSIEILEVNDHAPELSSPSGSLCSEPDQGAGLVLGAVDEDLPPHGAPFHFQLSPRVPELARNWSVSQVNVSHARLRLRHQVQEGLHRLSLLLRDSGQPPQQREQLLNVTVCRCGQDGTCLPGASALRSGGAGLSLGALVILLASVILLLLLALPVALVARSRQRSWDKGLLPGLQDDLRDNILNYDEQGGGEEDQDAYDISQLRHPTGTLGTPLGRPLLRRDAPFGQARPPPPRLLPTSPADIADFINDGLEAADSDPSVPPYDTALIYDYEGGGSVAGTLSSILSSLGDEDQDYTCLRDWGPRFARLADLYGPP, encoded by the exons ATGCTGGACCGGGAGAAGACAGACCGCTTCAGG CTAAGGGCCTTTGCTCTGGACCTGGGAGGATCTGCCCTGGAGGAGCCCACGGACCTGGAGATTGTGGTTGTGGATCAGAACGACAACCGACCCGTCTTCCGGCAGGAGGTGTTCACGGGCCGGGTGCTGGAAGGCGCCGTCCCAG GCACCTACGTTACCAAGGCTGAGGCCACAGATGCCGACGACCCAGAAACAGACAACGCGGCTCTGCGGTACTCCATCCTGGAGCAAGGCGGCCCCCAGCTCTTCAGCATCCACGAGCACACGGGGGAGATCCGCACGGTGCAAGTGGGCCTGGACCGCGAG GTGGTCGCCGTGCACAATCTGACCCTGCAGGTGGCGGACATGTCCGGAGACGGTCTCACTGCCACTGCCTTGGCCATCATAACCCTGGAGGACGTCAATGACAACGCCCCCGCGTTTACCAGGGATGAG TTCTTCATGGAGGCCACAGAGGCCATCAGCGGAGTGGACGTGGGCCGGCTCCAGGTGGAGGACAGGGACCTGCCAGGCTCCCCGAACTGGGCGGCCAGGTTCACCATCCTGGAGGGTGACCCCGATGGGCAGTTCACTATCCGCACGGACCCCAGGACCAACGAGGGCGTGCTGTCTGTGGTGAAG cccctggaCTATGAGAGTTGTGAGCAGTATGACCTCAAAGTGGCGGTGCAGAACGAGGCCCCCCTGCAGGCGACCGCCCCCAGAGCTGAGCGGGGCCAGGCCAGGGTCCACGTGCAGGTGCGGGATGTCAACGAGGCGCCTGTGTTCCAGGAGAACCCTCTGCGGACCAGCCTGGCCGAGGGGGCGGCCGCAGGAACCCCCGTGGCCACCTTTGCTGCCCAAGACCCGGACACCCAGCAGCTGCAGAGACTCAG CTACTCCAAGGACTACGACCCTGAGGACTGGCTGCAGGTGGACGGAGCCACGGGCCAGGTCCAGACCCAGCGTGTGCTCAGCCCAGCGTCGCCCTTCCTCAAGGATGGCTGGTACAGGGCCATCATCCTGGTCCACGACAATG CCTCCCCGCCCTGCACAGCCACTGGGACCCTGTCCATTGAGATCCTGGAGGTCAACGACCATGCCCCTGAGCTGTCCTCACCGTCTGGCAGCCTGTGCAGTGAGCCAGACCAGGGCGCCGGCCTTGTCTTGGGTGCTGTGGATGAAGACCTGCCCCCACATGGGGCCCCCTTCCACTTCCAGCTGAGTCCCAGGGTTCCAGAGCTGGCCCGGAACTGGAGTGTCAGCCAGGTTAACG TGAGCCACGCGCGCCTGCGGCTGAGACACCAGGTCCAGGAGGGGCTGCACCGCCTCAGCCTGCTGCTCCGGGACTCAGGGCAGCCGCCCCAGCAGCGTGAGCAGCTCCTGAACGTGACCGTGTGCCGCTGCGGCCAAGACGGCACCTGCCTGCCCGGGGCCAGTGCGCTGCGGTCAGGGGGTGCCGGCCTCAGTCTGGGTGCCCTGGTCATTCTGCTGGCCAGCGTCATCCTGCTGCTGT TGCTTGCGCTGCCCGTGGCCCTCGTCGCACGGTCCCGGCAGCGGTCGTGGGACAAGGGGCTTCTGCCGGGGCTGCAAGACGACCTCCGGGACAACATCCTCAACTATGATGAgcaggggggcggggaggaggacCAG GACGCCTACGACATCAGCCAGCTGCGCCACCCGACAGGGACCTTGGGCACCCCTCTGGGACGCCCACTGCTGCGCCGCGATGCCCCCTTTGGTCAAGCACGGCCCCCGCCGCCCCGTTTGCTGCCCACCAGCCCTGCCGACATTGCCGACTTCATCAATGAT GGTTTGGAGGCTGCAGACAGTGACCCCAGCGTCCCACCCTACGACACGGCTCTCATCTATGACTACGAGGGGGGCGGCTCCGTGGCTGGGACATTGAGCTCCATCCTGTCCAGCCTGGGCGACGAGGACCAAGACTACACCTGCCTCCGGGACTGGGGACCCCGCTTCGCACGGCTGGCGGACTTGTACGGCCCCCCCTGA